The following proteins come from a genomic window of Coffea arabica cultivar ET-39 chromosome 11c, Coffea Arabica ET-39 HiFi, whole genome shotgun sequence:
- the LOC140016444 gene encoding uncharacterized protein produces MAEFVSHNPTIFEKLGRYLKRQGKEKAESSKRRPTKSPEVPSDEDSDEGRLSRSTFTRASSKATSKLASISRAFSRGLLGKRAEDPPRRPGGLASDYMRAPPFTDDINGEMVPPNFKLPNLHTYDGRNDPEDHLRAFISAFRLYCVPDAVICRNFPIFLHGTARKWFWSLEPGSISSLDELIDRFIHRFVSSRPITKTSAYLLNLQQGQGESLRSYTQRFNEKNVQIPDQNEQVTIAAFTNGLVAGIFNTEIHREYPRTLRELWDRVDQGIRNEDVNRMKREAQASRTGQDPRRRKDTGRGEPGPSSTSNPLRHRRSVFDRIVRGRSSTSDAELTPLNSNRSHALAVMRQNHLGRTPPEISGRRDKRNSNLYCAYHRDVGHETEDCNDLKREIENLIRQGHLKQFVRKDGGFGRSASHRESRGPRREDRRDTKLNCRGPEDHKGDQRPPRDGSPGYGPNIVGVINTISGGPTGGDSQNSRKRTYRQAGMDVAEPSSRLSEVITYGPRDPVPAASSNHETLVIEVLTNNYIVKKVYVDPGSSVDVLYYRNFESLKLTREQLTPVRTPLVGFGGHVVHPEGMVNLMVTIGRHPRCRTVPISFAVIKTDSPYNMLIGRPTLNALRAVYSTYHLRFKFPTPAGVAEVSSDVGAAREFYLPTIQTAVGPQPPPRSEEKRPAVLSIDCIDPHKAGEPGRLEPGDEVEQVVLDEAKPDQVVQVGAGLPSPLKEEMISLIKDHRDIFAWSADEVVGVPPDLMIHQLNVNPQARPVRQKRRHFGPERNKAISDEVDKLLPAKMIHEIQYPT; encoded by the coding sequence ATGGCCGAGTTCGTATCGCACAACCCTACCATTTTTGAGAAGTTAGGAAGGTACCTCAAAAGGCAGGGGAAAGAAAAGGCCGAGTCTTCCAAGAGGAGGCCGACGAAGTCCCCTGAGGTACCCTCAGATGAGGACTCTGATGAGGGGCGTCTCTCACGGAGTACCTTCACGCGCGCCTCCTCCAAGGCGACCTCTAAACTTGCCTCCATCTCCCGGGCGTTTTCCCGGGGACTGCTAGGGAAACGAGCTGAGGACCCACCTCGGCGCCCCGGGGGTCTAGCTTCTGACTACATGAGGGCTCCGCCCTTTACGGATGACATCAACGGGGAGATGGTGCCCCCGAACTTCAAGCTCCCAAACTTGCACACCTACGATGGCCGAAATGACCCCGAGGATCACCTCCGCGCCTTCATCTCCGCATTCCGACTCTACTGCGTCCCCGACGCTGTGATCTGCCGAAATTTCCCCATCTTCCTACATGGGACTGCCCGGAAGTGGTTCTGGAGTCTGGAACCAGGGAGCATTTCCTCCCTGGACGAGCTGATAGACCGGTTCATCCACCGCTTTGTATCATCTCGACCAATCACCAAAACTTCAGCATACCTCTTGAACCTGCAACAGGGTCAGGGCGAGTCCCTTCGCTCGTATACTCAAAGGTTCAACGAGAAGAATGTGCAGATACCTGACCAGAACGAGCAGGTAACTATCGCGGCCTTTACCAACGGATTGGTGGCGGGAATATTCAACACTGAAATCCATCGGGAGTACCCTCGTACACTTCGGGAACTCTGGGATAGAGTGGACCAGGGAATCCGAAATGAGGATGTGAACCGCATGAAGCGAGAAGCCCAAGCATCTCGTACGGGGCAAGATCCCCGGAGGAGGAAAGACACTGGCCGAGGTGAACCCGGCCCAAGTAGCACTTCAAACCCACTCCGACACCGCCGGAGTGTCTTCGACCGGATCGTGAGAGGCCGATCGTCCACCTCGGACGCTGAGCTGACACCTCTCAATTCCAACCGATCTCATGCCTTGGCCGTGATGAGACAGAATCACCTCGGCCGAACTCCTCCTGAGATCTCTGGGAGGAGAGATAAGAGGAACTCCAACCTCTACTGTGCCTACCACCGAGACGTTGGGCACGAGACCGAAGATTGCAACGATCTGAAGCGAGAGATCGAAAACCTGATTCGACAGGGACACTTGAAACAATTTGTCCGCAAAGATGGAGGCTTCGGCCGAAGTGCCTCCCACAGGGAGAGCCGAGGTCCTCGTCGAGAAGACAGGCGGGACACCAAGCTTAATTGCCGAGGTCCTGAGGACCACAAGGGGGATCAGAGGCCTCCACGTGACGGATCACCAGGCTACGGCCCAAACATTGTCGGGGTGATCAACACCATCTCAGGTGGCCCCACAGGAGGAGACAGCCAGAACTCCCGAAAGCGGACCTACCGCCAAGCCGGCATGGATGTggccgagccgagctcgaggCTGTCCGAGGTGATAACTTATGGTCCCCGCGACCCTGTCCCTGCTGCCTCCAGCAATCACGAGACCCTCGTGATCGAGGTCCTTACAAATAATTATATAGTCAAAAAAGTCTACGTTGACCCCGGAAGCTCGGTAGACGTCCTGTACTACCGAAATTTCGAGAGTTTGAAGCTAACCCGGGAACAACTCACTCCGGTCAGAACTCCCCTTGTCGGCTTCGGGGGACACGTCGTCCACCCGGAGGGCATGGTGAATTTAATGGTGACTATCGGGCGTCATCCCCGTTGCCGAACTGTGCCTATCAGCTTTGCTGTGATCAAAACGGACTCCCCTTACAACATGCTGATAGGCCGGCCCACGCTCAATGCCTTGAGAGCTGTGTACTCAACCTACCACTTGAGATTCAAATTCCCAACACCTGCGggggtggccgaggtgagcaGCGACGTGGGCGCCGCCCGAGAATTCTACCTCCCCACCATCCAAACTGCAGTCGGACCTCAGCCCCCACCGAGGTCAGAAGAAAAGAGGCCGGCTGTCCTCTCCATAGACTGTATCGACCCTCACAAGGCAGGAGAACCCGGCAGGCTTGAGCCCGGGGATGAGGTGGAACAAGTGGTCTTGGATGAAGCCAAACCTGACCAAGTGGTCCAAGTAGGGGCCGGACTCCCCTCACCCCTGAAAGAAGAAATGATCTCCCTGATCAAGGACCACCGAGACATCTTCGCGTGGTCCGCAGATGAAGTGGTCGGAGTGCCACCCGACCTCATGATTCATCAACTTAACGTCAACCCACAGGCACGACCTGTGCGGCAGAAACGGAGGCACTTCGGCCCCGAGCGTAACAAGGCCATATCGGATGAGGTCGATAAGCTCTTGCCGGCCAAGATGATCCACGAGATCCAATATCCCACCTGA